One segment of Cystobacter fuscus DSM 2262 DNA contains the following:
- a CDS encoding AAA family ATPase, whose amino-acid sequence MSDKSLRVYFTTHHDGRLTGQLLPVWDSFFDKPPPSAYGTSESEVLSLLETRVRQLMREDDAALERFLWEEDLEARTITVEIHPQTVHKKRPVISQALIPLRLTYVYGRMEGGAWRVRVPRFDWSFVVEDLSIARDVLQNALSTALLGEKPKGLYDFRHEGEEFVRAWDPLGARREVRGGARREPPPEVLDQVGEELTSRALGSRQPALVYDAEAMREWLELAQRRPPPSLLLVGGTGTGKTSHVSMLARRIAERRREDKTVRLPDIWRTSAERIVAGMVYLGMWQERCLKLIDALSHEEDYLFVDRLTSLLAPQPDGSSIGDLLLPAAMSGEISLIAECTEAELERCQRRFPEALRPFRVLRIEQPPASRMPELMQRYQSVRRSRVGIHPVGLRQLVAHLDTFQRDSLFPGKAFRFLDWLEQQGERGQSRTLYPRDASEAYARYSGLPLQLISDEVPAERHALAAQLQKGVIGQERACELAAGVLARFKAGLNDPDKPVGTLLFAGPTGVGKTELSKQLARTLFGDEQRMIRLDMSEYMLPGSAQRLMEVGPGITSLAERVRQQPLSLVLFDELEKAHPEVFDLLLGILGEGRLTDGLGRLVDFRMTVVCMTSNLGVVHSEPAGFGAERGAEDFTRAIRQAFRPELFNRIDHIIPFRRLTEADVLRIVDLELEKAASRAGLLRRGLKLVVEPDARAWLARHGYEPQLGARPLKRLIEAKVMAPIAVRLAAHPELEGVLLPVVVAGSAAERGLRPEYRALATLLDDLVA is encoded by the coding sequence ATGAGTGACAAGAGCCTGCGCGTCTACTTCACCACCCACCACGATGGCCGGCTCACGGGGCAACTCCTGCCCGTCTGGGACAGCTTCTTCGACAAGCCGCCTCCCTCCGCCTACGGCACGAGTGAGTCCGAGGTCCTCTCGCTGCTGGAGACGCGGGTGCGGCAGTTGATGCGCGAGGACGACGCCGCGCTCGAGCGCTTCCTCTGGGAGGAGGACCTGGAGGCCCGGACGATCACCGTGGAGATCCACCCCCAGACGGTGCACAAGAAGCGGCCGGTCATCTCCCAGGCGCTCATCCCCCTGCGGCTCACCTACGTCTACGGGCGGATGGAAGGCGGCGCCTGGCGCGTGCGGGTGCCGCGCTTCGACTGGTCCTTCGTGGTGGAGGATCTCTCCATCGCGCGCGATGTGTTGCAGAACGCGCTGAGCACCGCGCTGCTCGGGGAGAAGCCCAAGGGCCTGTATGACTTCCGCCACGAGGGAGAGGAGTTCGTCCGGGCGTGGGATCCGCTCGGTGCGCGGCGCGAGGTCCGCGGCGGCGCGCGGCGGGAGCCTCCCCCCGAGGTGCTCGATCAGGTAGGTGAGGAATTGACGTCACGCGCCCTGGGCAGCCGGCAGCCGGCCCTGGTGTACGACGCCGAGGCGATGCGCGAATGGCTGGAGCTCGCCCAGCGCCGGCCCCCGCCGTCGCTGTTGCTCGTCGGCGGCACGGGCACGGGCAAGACGAGCCACGTGTCGATGCTTGCGCGGCGGATCGCCGAGCGGCGGCGTGAGGACAAGACGGTGCGTCTGCCCGACATCTGGCGCACCAGCGCCGAGCGCATTGTCGCGGGCATGGTGTACCTGGGCATGTGGCAGGAGCGGTGCCTGAAGCTCATCGACGCGCTGTCGCACGAGGAGGACTACCTCTTCGTGGATCGGCTCACGTCGCTGCTCGCGCCCCAGCCGGATGGCTCATCCATTGGAGACCTGCTCCTGCCGGCCGCGATGAGCGGGGAGATCTCCCTCATCGCCGAGTGCACCGAGGCCGAACTCGAGCGCTGCCAGCGGCGCTTCCCGGAGGCGCTGCGGCCCTTCCGCGTCCTGCGCATCGAGCAGCCCCCGGCGTCGCGCATGCCCGAGCTCATGCAGCGCTACCAATCCGTGCGGCGCAGCCGGGTGGGCATCCATCCCGTGGGGCTGCGGCAGCTCGTGGCCCACCTGGACACGTTCCAGCGCGACAGCCTGTTTCCGGGCAAGGCGTTCCGCTTCCTCGACTGGCTGGAGCAGCAGGGCGAGCGCGGCCAGTCCCGGACGCTCTACCCGCGCGATGCCTCCGAGGCCTACGCGCGCTACTCGGGCCTGCCGCTCCAGCTCATCAGCGACGAGGTGCCCGCCGAGCGTCACGCGCTCGCGGCGCAGCTCCAGAAGGGCGTCATCGGTCAGGAGCGGGCGTGTGAGCTGGCCGCTGGCGTGCTCGCGCGGTTCAAGGCGGGGCTGAATGATCCGGACAAGCCCGTGGGCACGCTGCTCTTCGCCGGGCCCACGGGGGTGGGAAAGACGGAGCTGTCCAAGCAACTGGCACGCACGCTCTTCGGTGATGAGCAGCGGATGATCCGCCTGGACATGTCCGAGTACATGTTGCCCGGCTCGGCCCAGCGGTTGATGGAGGTGGGGCCGGGCATCACCAGCCTCGCCGAGCGGGTGCGGCAGCAACCCCTGTCACTCGTCCTCTTCGATGAGTTGGAGAAGGCGCACCCGGAGGTCTTCGATCTGCTCCTGGGCATCCTGGGGGAGGGGAGACTGACGGATGGGTTGGGGCGCCTGGTGGACTTCCGGATGACGGTGGTGTGCATGACGAGCAATCTCGGCGTGGTGCACTCGGAGCCGGCGGGGTTCGGAGCGGAGCGGGGCGCGGAGGACTTCACGCGGGCCATCCGTCAGGCCTTCCGGCCGGAGCTGTTCAACCGCATCGACCACATCATCCCGTTCCGCCGTCTGACGGAGGCGGACGTGCTGCGCATCGTGGACCTGGAGCTGGAGAAGGCGGCGTCGCGGGCGGGGCTCTTGCGGCGCGGGCTGAAGCTGGTGGTGGAGCCGGACGCGCGGGCGTGGCTGGCCCGGCACGGGTATGAGCCCCAGCTGGGGGCCCGGCCCTTGAAGCGGCTCATCGAGGCGAAGGTGATGGCGCCCATCGCCGTGCGGCTCGCGGCCCATCCGGAGCTGGAGGGCGTGCTGCTGCCCGTGGTCGTGGCTGGAAGTGCGGCCGAACGCGGATTGCGGCCCGAGTACCGCGCCCTCGCCACGCTCCTCGACGACCTCGTTGCTTGA